AAATCAGTGATAAGTACAATAATGAAGACATAAAACACCCATAATAGAGGTGACAGTGtccttaaaacaaaattattggtTATATGCTTCTTTTGTCTTCGTGACATTGGTGTAAAAAATGAAACCAACActatataagtgatatgcgtcCTAAGCGCTTTTTTAGTTCCTCGGGAACGCTCAAAGTCGAATATTTGAAGGAGAATGATGTTGAACCACCGTCGCAGTTGAagagctacatgtatatgatcaaaaaggataaaaagaataaaagcaAAATTCCCTATgatcaactttgcctgaggaaTTTGTTAAGTttcttattatagaatttaacaagaatgtgtccatagtacacggatgccccactcgcattatcattttctatgttcagtggaccgtgaaattgggataaaaaaaatctaatttggcattttaatAATCATAACCTAAggaaaatgtgtactaagtttcaagttgattggactttaactaaatcaaaaactaccttgacaaaaaacttGAACCTGAAACTAACAAttccattttctatgttcattggaccgtgaaattggggtcaaaagtctaatttggcaattaaattagaaagatcatatcatagggaacatgtgtactaagtatGAAATTGATTGGacctcaacttcatcaaaaactaccttgaccaaaaactttaacctgaaacttgcactattattttctatgttcagtggaccgtgaaattggggtcaaaagtctaattaggcaattaaattagaaagatcatatcatagggaacatgtggactaagtttgaagttgattggacttcaacttcatcaaaaactaccttgaccaaaaactttaaccagaacGAACAAACGGACGGAAAGACAGACGGAAGGACAATGTTCATTGGACCGTGACATTGggatcaaaagtctaatttggcaattaaattagaaagatcatatcgtAGGGAACATGCGTACTAAGtatgaagttgattggacttcaacttcatcaaaaactaccttgaccaaaaactttaacctgaaacttgcactatcattttctacgttcagtggaccgtgaaattggaatcaaaagtctaattttgcaatgaaattagaaagatcgtatcatagggaacatgtgtactaagtttgaagttgattggacttcaacttcatcaaaaacttccttgaccaaaaacttgaacctgtaacttgcactatcattttctatgttcagtggaccgtgaaattggagtcaaaagtctaattaGGCAATtgaattagaaagatcatatcgtagggaacatgtgtactaagtttgaagttggttgaacttcaacttcatcaaaaactaccttcaccaaaaactttaacctgaaacttgcactatcattttctatgttcagtggaccgtgaaattggggtcaaaagtctaatgaGGCAAtttaattagaaagatcatatcatagggaacatgtgtactaagtttgaagttgattggacttcaacttcatcaaaaactaccttgatcaaaaactttaacctgaacgaacgaacggacggaaggacagacggaaggacggacgcacagaccagaaaacatgatgcccctctactatcgtaggtggggcataaaaatggaCAATTATagaaatgtttgtaataaatgatGGTAGTACCTTAATAATAACAACTGAGCTCATAATACAATTGGGGTCTGATAGTCGCTCAGCAGCGGTATGGTCCCAGTGTTCATATTTTAACACGAGatgtctttttatatattttaaaagattaatttaacacttaaggaggctcgcgggtataagatttttagaaaaaaaacaaaattttattttacactaCAAATTCTATTAATTACCTtcagtagttgttactttatcttATGGTGcaaaaattattccaaaaaatcaattcgtgttgaccccaggtgacttttaaaatgtcgatatcattgaaaaagctctaaattatctccctttggttcAAAAATGCCCTATtatggcattaaaattgaaatatcttttttaactcatcggtgacctatattttttattgttgttttctaataagctgtacataaagtaaataattgtaaaatttaagcgatttctgtaatttagttctttttttatttcgatattatcgctatttctcctattagttcaacagaaaaaaaggacattaacaaaaatgtatgcatttttTGACGGCAGagtgtgagcgtaaatgaacggtgaccccatttttttatttcatctttcAATTAAggataagataaagttcattcatagaaaaatatagagatatcttatattaaacaaaaaaaatcatttagaccCGCAAGCCCCCTTAAGTACTTGGGTTCTTCCTTTTAGTGAAAATCAATAATCCTATTGTACAACAATCTCCATATTTAGAAACAGTCGCAATTTATGTGTGAAATTAAGGAAATTAATCTTAAAATTCTGAATactggtaaaagtcaaaatttcaatttagaaTCAAccataattacaaaaatatcattcTAAAGATTGAAAATGTCTATTATAATGGGGTGGGGAGTTTAAACGACATAATGAATTTAACAACTGTACATAGTTTATAATCTATGAACTGTaccattataaaaaataataaggtGCTGTGGTATGAGAgccaattttaaatttaaccaaacaaaaTTTTGGGGCACAACGAGAACATAAGTTGACTCGaatcttttattgtttttcatactCAGTACATACATAAAATCCCACCTGAAACACAAAAGAACCTGCGCCAAGTTTATTGTTGAAATATGTATGTAATGATTTAGTTGATAAGAAATAATAGTATTTAAACCTATTAACTTATAATAATTCTTAACTTTCCTGTGTTATAGAttaaatttgggaaaaattCTTATGATTATATTTACTTTACAGATAAGATTAGCATTAAACCTCGTAAGTATTACATCATAATCACAATATATAGCTAAATCAGTTGTATTTGCTTCTTCTTTTAAATGCATTCGTTGCTAACCATTGCTAACTACATTGACACACATTTTCctgatttatttttcaacaaaaactcGGGACAAAAACAGATTTACAGTTGCATTTATAAGTACATATGATAATGATATCGTCTTCACATTGAACTAGTTGATTTCAAAAAGTATATGATGGTATACACACGTTTCAAATTGCGTGATTGTCCGGTTTTACTCCTTGTCAAATATCGTCGTTATATTGAACCACTAAGTCatgaataaacacatttattctaaaaaaaacaagtgttgGCATGATACAGGTTATGTTGTTGTCAAAACGGAaagttttttcaaatttgtaaatttaatgGAGTTCTTTTAAGGTAGATACATAAAGGCAAAAGTAGCAGACTGCAGTTTGATAGTTATAAAACCATTGCAACCCAACATAACTATATCAAAAACTAAATGTAGCcgaaaaactttataaattggAGTAACTATCACCGTTCTCTTCATTTCATCCAATTAACCAACGTGAATTAATCCTTAAAATCAGGTCTAATTATATTGGGATTTTCTTCGATTGCTTCAATAAAAGCGGAGATAACTGGGAATGGTGTGAGGATGAATTATCTGAGTTTAGTTCGAATTCTTCGAATCAGACACATTCGCTCTGGATATAGATATCAGTTCCGACTCTAGAGAGTTGATTACTACAAAAGGCAATAAATGAATGATTTGATTTGTATACATATAACTTACGTGGATAAGTGTTTTATTTACGTCACGATATAATATAAATTAGATAAAGTGAAACAAATGATGAAAGGATAGGACCACGCTCCGGATATTGAAGACTGCTCAGTTTttgcttgcatcaattatttgtCTCCAATCTTATTAGACATTGTTTACTTGTAGTCATAAAACGCATTGTTCATTAATATTTGAACGTTACTCCATAGTCAATAATGCTAATTTGAATTTTCAAGATTAGTTTTAAGTTATCACGCAAGGCGTAGATAAGAAAATATAGAGGAAAGTAGCGTACATGAGCAGATACATTTGAACACCTTAGTGATTAACTTTTCTAGACAAGTGTTGTCATCAAACTTATTAACAGTTTTTATCTGTGTGggttaccaaaaaaaaacagccaAATTTTTACAATGTAATACTAGGTTCCTAGAGTCaccaattttgttgttacatgtttataaaatgattGTAATGGGTTTAGGCTactgtaaaaatgttttgttaccGTAAAGACAATTATTTGGTTTACCTGCGGTATATTTCACCCTGTATACCTTCTGAATTTCGTTGTGCGATGCTTgatattgttttgataaagTGTCATTTTGTCTAGGGAATCCAATGTACTGAATGTCAATCGACAAAACATTATTGTTTTATGATCACCGTTTGGTCTTTGTTATACATTATGAAGCATCTTGTTAATAAAGTGAGCAAACTTTGCAAAAGTTCTCCTTTACGATGCTCTCAACtattaaatataatatcttCTTTTCTATTCAATTCGCAGAAATTATTATGTCTGGAAAAGACTTTGTAAGTAAAGGCCAGAAAATTGTACTGACTTGTAATATAACTGGTGGAGATCATTATACTCCGGATGGAGTCGACTGGTTTATTAATGGACATAAAGTTGATCATCGAACCATGCCCCGCATGAGAATATACAACAAGGTTGACAATCAGCTCAAAACATTTTATAGTACTTTAGAAATAAGACGTTCATTAATGGATGATAAAGGAATGTATGTCTGTAGAGGGCCATATTCTAAAACATCTAGTATCTCATTACACGTTCTCGATggtaaatattctaattcatttgtattgtatttttcaCTTTACcaattttttcaaatgaaaaaaaaataatcatcttTATTACCTCAATGGACAAAAATATTCGTCACTTATCActagatttttcatataaacATTGTTTTGACGGGTAAAAACTAGAAATTTTTTGTAGCTAGATTTTGAAGAACTTGGTACATGTACCAATAGAAGCATAATCAGTCTATTTTTGGGGATTgttttgtcaacatttttttgttaagcGTTGAATTCTTATGATGTTTTAAACACAACAGGTTTTTTTTGTCCGGAAATTTccgccatattttttttaaattgtattttctaaatataaaacatgctaACATCACGAGAAACTGACGAAAAAAAGTCCCCGAATGTATCATCAGTTCAGAAACATAGTTTTGGTATTGATATATTCCAACTCCCGGCGGCAAAGTTGACTTAGTTGATTTTGGCTATACCTATTTTACTAAATctggtagaaaaaaaacaatcctGACAATTCTAAGAACTTATACGTCCTTGGCTCTCAAATGTTTCGGTGTAAGCATTCATAGTGCACTCATTCGATTAGATGTTTTAGggtctgtttaatttcattataaacgTTAAAATCACATGTCAATCATCGTTTTAACCTGTATAAGACTTGCGTTTTTGTGCAAttgtcaatcaaatgatttaccatTGTTTCACtctcaatgttgacattcttttccttttaacAATTCATGAGTTATCAATCTCTAGCGTGGGGGTTAAATAAATAATCACAtgaaaacagtttaaatgaggttggattattcacttgcaagtggaTAATTCATCATCGATGTGTCTAagcttattttgaaaaaaataaaccataatGGCTGCAAAAATCGAACTGTTATTTCAATAATTCTCTTTCATTAATGatgtacacaaaaaaacatattcacttttttttatttataaatcccGTAGCTTGTGCCCTTCAACTACAATGAAAACCGATTTAATTTCTATAACTCTCTTACGTAATCGAGATTTATTACATGTTGTTTGTTTCAGAACAAAAGTCTAGCGTTGATAAACGGGGTAAGTGTATCTGTTGATATACTATAAGTGTgtacattttaactaatttgaatCGTTTAGAAAGAGTCAACTATATGTTTAAAGGAAGACTCAACACAGCAGTTAGAAAAGTAGTATTGCACGGTTATTTAAGAACTTCAGACATCattgtaaaaacaatttaattaattGCTGCTCTTCCTCTAGCTTATAAATGCTACTATAACAATTTCGGCCTTTGTATGAAGTCGATACGGGGATGTATCGACATGAAGAAGTAGATCCCCCGCTGACTTTTTCCTCAATCAACACAATTTTTAGGTCGATATATCcatgtatcgacctcatacaaatgcttactgtaaattcagaaattattgcgttcatttattattgcgattttttcattttagacttaaatgcgattttaatttttacgattttgagaaaaatccagtttaattcatataaatgatttcaaaatgcaagtttaaattattgcgtttcaAACTccgtcgcatttttcgcaatgataaaaacctcgcaataatttctgaatttacagtatattgaaTAGTAAACACTTTGATAAATAAAGATTAACACAATTACTGACTACGTTAAAATGTACAAAGATCCGTTAGAAATCctaatatgaaaaattaagatattCACACCTATAGGACAACTAGTATTTTACATTAGTGTATTTAAAAACTAAATCAAACGactttacaacattttttttaacagaacaAACTAAGAGAATATGTCTTCAGTCACTTCAAAACTGTCTGATGATTATCTACAATTATGTCCAGGAAGTGTATTGTTAGCTACAGTAAATAAGTACAgtgataaaaaaagatattacatttgaaaatttgaatcatCATAACATGTGAACCAAGacaatttatgaataaaattgtttgaatGGCCATGGTTTGTTGGCGAAATGTTCAATTTCTAGTTGCTCGAAAAGATAATATATAACAGTTATCTCTGACGTAACTGTCCGTCTTAGAACTGCGTAGTAAAATCCTGATATTAGAGCAATTACCTGCAATCCTTGTTTGGTGaagataaacaatataacatgTCCAAATCCTATCTTAAGTAAGACACGCAAATACAAGGGTATcgcatttctttttttgtggATCGTGAGTACAATTATTTcagtattgttttgttttctatttcgTACTACTAACGtcataaaattaccaatacCATCGAGCAACATGACACACATTTCATgctatttttgaaaaaccatGTGCCATTTCAATAATTAATGGAACTTGTTTTGATATAATCATGTTATTATGGAAAGTGTGTTTTATGGCCTTTGTGTGAACAACGAATCTTAACCTataatattcttgttttttcatCTTCAGATTTTGCGAATGATTCCGCAGTTTCCAGATATTCATTTCAATGGAAGCATCattgttgtgtatttttattCAGTTTATCTGCAACCTTAACATCACACATTTGGTTAGTTATATGACGAGTACAGAttgtaaatgaatgttgaaagacctttacaaatattttagctCACGAAGACCTCATTTTCAGTATATCAATAAGAGGACGATCGTTATTggatgtttatttaaaaagaaaacgaaaATCTTAAAACTATTTAAGATCACGAATGTTGCGGTAAAATTGAAGTTTCAGAGTCATCCAGTCGTTGTTCCAAACTCTGCCTTAATCATCAAAAGTGCCTTAACATAACGCATTCATTTTGCGAGAAATGGTGAGAACAGATATCGTAAAAGGTAAGACAAGTTCATAATTGCACCTTCACAAAAACAAACGGACAGTTAAACATTTCACCGGTATATCACTATTTATTCTTcgaaattgttcaaaataaagacaacagtgaGTAGTATACAagtgttaataatttagaagacaaatccggtttacaaactaaaatcgaGGGAAAGGCATCAACTATAACAGGAAAATGaaggaacaacaggaacactgcagtgcaacaaaacacaaacgctaacatacatagaaacaaactatttgataacaactgccatattcctgacctttttaataatattttcaataatcataaatacaGTTTTTATGAAGTACAGGATTTcttatggtcatttttttttacttttattttattttattttaagatatgCTTGAATTTTGAAACACAACATTACATTGTAAAAGCAATGAAAGATTGTACCAAATATGACTGCAATTGCGAATAAAGACGACGCAAATATgaacaattttttgaaattttaaatgattttataacGAATTGCGCTATTCGGCAATATAAGGGCTCAAATAGCATACTTTCTACTTTATAAAGCGTCAATACCACAACATCCAAACAGTCCTCCAATAATAGCACAAAAACAATCAATCTTTCTGCATTGTTATTCAATCACTTCATTTATATACTagaatttaaaataatcaaattcaaatgattGTGTCAAAAGGACTTGCTGATATTGTGTCCATTTAATGTTTGTATCAAGCCTGAACCAGAATATGTCTTTAATCTAACTTTGTGTTGAGTTGGTTGAAAAACAGAGGTATATAGATGACTGTTTAAGGCAGTCTGTATTGGAATGAACTAAGCTAAAGTATACTTGCaatgaattgtaaacaaaatcagaaataaaaatattgttcgTGCATTTGGACTAATAGTTCATACTTTCCAAACACAACTTTGcgacaaaagaaaaatgaactattaaaattaaaatctataaTTTGTGTACGCTTTGAAATTCTTTGTACATTCTTTATTTGCAgtattctttataaaaaaaaaggtttacgTAACACTTAATAGAAGATTATTTTCCGTTCTATTTTTCTGTGTGTTTaatttcgtttttgttttattaggcGCTATATATCTTGAAACTAAAGTTTTATCAATTGTTTTACAGCGAAGAATCAAATGAGTTGTCAAGGCTAGGATACTTAACCAGAATTAAACCAAATAATTGATAGATCTCAGGTGGAATTACTTTGCTTTACCATATAAAGATGTGTATTCAGATGTTTAAAACTATATCGACAACTGCATCAGGCTAAATACAATCGATTTAACTTGAAAAGTGAAAACTGCAATCGGATATCACACAAGTTGTGGGTGACACGATTTATCATCTGTAGATTCGAGTGCGTGCTGGAATGTTGATTATCTATTAAGATATGTAGTAAACATCAATGGTGagagaaatgaaaacaaatattgaagtAAACCGTGGAACAATTActccaataaaaataaaatcagctTTAATTAAGATAGCGATAAGAATGAATAATGAATGCAGTAATAAACAGTAAGACGCAAGTAATACCGTACTGTTTGATagtatttttatagattttttacTAGTTGATCCTTTAGCAATATTACCAAAGCATCGGTTTTTGTTTTACGAGTTTAAATCtggtttatgttatttcaatcttatttaatttagaattgtgatttttttttcacattgaaTATTTGCGATGTATACATCAATGCTACAGTAACCCTATGACAAAGAAACCTTCATATATCTAgagaaaaatacatgtatagttttCAACATTAAACATGTGTCTATATAATATGCCCAGCtctaaacattaatttttatatccattgaatatatttagaaaatttaaacttAGAAAATAACGTCTCCGTCTCCGTCTACAAATCTTAgtgttttgaattgtttttataatatttacgtATAATGAAGATGACTTTGTGCTTCGGATAAACTACTTTTGATCACTTACCATGTAATAACTCGTTCAAACCATTCTATAAATTGgagtacatttatattttgttatatataattcaaTCAGATGTTTGGTCATGTACTTTTTGTATGTTGACTAACAGATTCAGGATTCGATCATGAGGAGCTACTTTTCCGCAGAATTCTGCATTTCCCTTGCCTTTATTGGCAGGCGATTAGACTACATAGTTATTGCACCAATGGTTTATTACGATTCAGTTGAAACCGTTCCTTTGAAATGTTTAAGAACTCCATCATGAATTGGCTTACCATTAAGGATCAATTGATATCACCCCTAGATTTGGTAGGGTTGATGGTATTGCTAAGTTCAATGCGTTCTATTAGTCcggcggctacaagcatatttcagacgaattgtgcacatcctgctacaagcatgaaatttggcatagaccttcctcaactattactcttttttttcagataggAAGGTATTTGAAATAAGATATCtgacttccggtaaaatccaaaaatgGCGcacatcatacttaaatcagccctATATCGAAGGCTTGTATGTGAAAaggtgttattatcatgctactaacATAGTATTTGGTAGCAAACTTTGTAATATACTACTTTTGGATATATGATATAGATAAGATGTCTTCAAAAACcctacttccggtaaaatccaacaTTGCGGATATAGTGCTagaataagcttatttttagggagggtaattgaaatgtgttttaaagtattgctactatcataaCATTGTGCAGGAACCTTTTTTCTGTGCTTCTCATgcatacaatgtataagacatatctCTTTAAAAACCTTACTTCCggtaatatccaaaatggcggatatagaaagaaaatgttgggtttttttttgttgttttttttgcttatCAT
Above is a window of Mytilus trossulus isolate FHL-02 chromosome 4, PNRI_Mtr1.1.1.hap1, whole genome shotgun sequence DNA encoding:
- the LOC134716518 gene encoding uncharacterized protein LOC134716518, whose product is MRKVMDSYARLSKIIHLMSLEYYILSAVVFTSSFCSLHIHDENSTAPYFEARDDNVAFRIGETATLLCAVANLNTRFVYWRRTSESHPLIIGDFIYSPDQRHSIKRVARKNEWNLVIRDLQADDAGVYECAISTKEKDIRRLVILRIKFGKNSYDYIYFTDKISIKPQIIMSGKDFVSKGQKIVLTCNITGGDHYTPDGVDWFINGHKVDHRTMPRMRIYNKVDNQLKTFYSTLEIRRSLMDDKGMYVCRGPYSKTSSISLHVLDEQKSSVDKRDFANDSAVSRYSFQWKHHCCVFLFSLSATLTSHIWLVI